GTGTTTAAGCACCATTCACGACCAGATCTGCTCAACACCAGATTGCAGAATTAGGGCTCTCTGTGCATTTCTTCTATTAGGAGATTAAAGTCAAGTTTAGCGGGGTAAATCAGgtatatagtatatatatacTAGAATCAAGATTACAACTTCTCTTTAACTAGTTTGGTTAAGTGTATTATTACAAGAATGTAATGAAGTTTTAATTTGGTATAACTTCCTTAATTGCCTTGTAGTAAATTGAGACCGACTTCTCTTGCGAGAGTCAGCTAATGGCTACTGCAAGTTGTGAAGGTGAAGGAGGTTGTACGGAGAGTGAGAATATGATAGGAACGTTGGGTAATCTTCCCGACCCAGTTGTGCATCACattgtttcttttcttgctATCACTGACCTCACTCGTTTTGGCTGTGTGTCCAGAAAGTGTAGAGAACTTTATCTATCAGTTCCATCCTTGAATTTTGATGAATTTTCCTTGGCTAATACATCCTCATGTTATAAACGGATGAAGTTGTTGAGGTCTTTGGATAAGTTCTTGATTCATCGTGGGGAGAATAAGATGCACAAATTTCGTATTCGGTGGGTTCCCCTTGAGTACGTTGACCATGAAACACCATGCTTTTGTGGTTGTAATGAGAAGTCTCGAACGATGGCGTGGTTACACTATGCAGTAAGGTGTAATGTGCAAGTGCTTGATCTTGAGATCTCTATATTTGAGGATGAAACACCATTAGCATTTCCATGTTGCATCTTTCCGTGTGAATCTTTGAGGTCTCTGTCGGTGGATATGAATTGTAAGATTCAAATACCCTCCTTCACTTTCGTCTCTAATCTCACGTACTTGGAGCTGACAAACGTTGAAATAGAGGAAGAATCATTTTTCAAATGGATCTCACAATCCTGCAAATGCATTGAGGTATTGAATCTTGAGGATGTTCATGGGCTAAAAAATATCAACATTGAAAGCTCGTCTTTGAAATCATTATATTTTGAGTATACTTTCAGTCAGACTAGCATCTGTCATCTTAATATATCAGGTGAGAAACTTGGCAACATAACTATTGTCTGGGGATTTGATTCACCTAGCAACAAATCGTTTAATGTTTCTGCTCCAAACCTTAAAAGCTTCTATTGGGTGGGGAATTTGATGATTCACTCATATATGAGAGAGCTGGTAGGCTTAGAAGAAGTTGGGTTTTATCTAGAGCCtgaagaagatgagattgaCCATGTCCTAGATGATATCGGCACTTCACACAAGCGTAGCTTTCTTGTTATAAAGGAAGATGCCATGAAGGTAAAAACAACCCTGCCAttatttttctccttttcttctaGTTTGGTTGAAAAGATTTGACAACCAATCTGAGATATATGTGCCTTTACATTGATATTGCAGGAACTATACAAGAGAGGAATTTCGCCAACTTCGTTTGGTAATATTTGTTATTTGCGTTTGCATATTGGGAGCTTCGTCAGTGACTTAGTCCCATCAATGGTGTTTCTTTTCGGAGCAATGACAAATCTGAGTACTTTATACATCAAGTCAACTCCGCCTTTATACGACTTCGGATCTAATGTGAGTTTCTATGCCAGCTTTCTCATTTATGATCTCTACATTTTGTCATTGTTAGTTTTCCGATAGGTTTCGATTGATTAGCTTGTTGTCTTATTGTTTTTCCAGACATCTGGTTTCGACATGGGATACTGGGAGCAGCAAAACCTCGGTTTCATTTATAAGCTTAAAGAGGTTACAATCGAGCTTTCCAACGGATCTAATGGAATGGAATTAGCAAGATATATTCTCGAGCATGCTCAGTGTTTGGAGAAGATGGTCGTAGTTTATCTACCCCACCAGTGTGATATTGTTAAAAGGATGTTAGATAGAAGCAAGATGATTTCTAGTGGCACAGTTGTCTTCAAGGAAAATCGATGTAAAAGAAAGCTGGTCTGATATATTTCATATCAGAACCTTAATAAATGTTGATGGATCCATTTTGGACTGGTTTACTTGGTCTTGTTGAATTAGGTACTCCTTTATTGTTTTAGCAGGCTAGGAGTTCATGCTAATTGAGGGTACAGTCAATCGAAACAAGTTTCCCATTACTTTCTTTACTTTCCTTGCTATACAAAACCTCTGTCGAGGTGTGACCAAAAGATGAACTGTGTTTGCAATTGGTTAATTGGATATGAGAAAAGGCGGGGCGAAAAGCTAGAGTAACAAGACATTTGCATTTGGAAAAATCATCACAATTTATTTATCTTAAAAGAAGGCTAATTTCCAATGCAGAAGTTGTCGTTGGGGAAAGAAAAACAAGGCCATTTTGATTATTGTCAGATAGATCGAATTCTTAGTGTCAGTTGAGACTGTTGATGGATTACTTTTGGAATTTACTTACCTTGGAATGCTCTTACAAATGACTAGCAAAACTGCTCATCAAATTCTATTAATTAAGAACCGTCTGTACATAGCAAAAAGGTTGTTCTGGCTTTCTGTACATGGCAAAATATTGATCCCACTTCTTTTCGCCATGACAATCAAGTCACAAGCCCCATTGACACATGCTGACCACCCAAAAGATCTGAGCGGGTTAGCTCTTCAAGTTTTCCATCATTTAAAAGGAATACTCGTTTAGCCATCAGAACGGTTTCCAACCGATGAGCAATAACCAGGACCTGTTCATGAGTGCAATAGAAAATCCATTAAAATGAAACCCTGCAAGACATACTTGTTTTACTACCGGGTGCACATTGCTTCAGAAGCAAACAGATCTACACAGATGGTTTTACTACAATTAATATTATTAAAAGATAACAAGATAGGGCATGCTCAGCCATACCGTGCGGTTTTCCATCATGCGTTCGACAGCTTGTCTCACCAAAATCTCAGACCTGCTATCTAAAGCAGAAGTAGCTTCATCCAAAAttaatattgaagaattatgATAGAGAGCCCTTGCAATAGCTAGTCTGCAAGCACAGAAGTTTGTTAGCGAAGTGTTGGAGTATCTAATATCTTGTGAATCAACATCTGTAGTTTTGCACCATGAACGTTTCTATTCCCATGGATGGCCCTAGCAATTATGCTACAAATCAATGGTAGAATCAGGGTTTCCTCACCTTTGCTTCTGACCTCCACTCAAAGTTGAGCCCCTTGGTCCTATGTCAGTATTGTATCCTTCTGGAAGTTTCTTGATAAACTCATCCGCATTTGCAGTTCTTGCTGCATTTTCTACCATTTCCATGTCAATTTTTGTCATCAGATCCTTATATCCAATGTTCTCGGCAACAGTGCCTGAAAATAATGTCTAACACAAAAGTTACCAAGATTATAATGACCCAAAATAAAATACTATCAGAGAACATTTGTTTTTAGAACACTATGTTTTCCAGATTCATGATGCACCTGTATCACCTTTTGCACATCAGGAGTTATCCAGTGATCATTTAACATATTAATTCAGAACCATGTGTCCATGTGTGTATCATACAAAAGAGAACAACTTTTTAAAATTCTGAATTTTGCAACAAGGATTTGGCATGATGAATGATATCCAAATATCAGCTGAATAAACAGCATACCAATCAACTCAAAACTGAACACTAGTAAAAAAGAACAAACAGCCAACTAATTAGATTTTGCTCAATATTAGCAGCATAGAAGGTAGATTGAAGATTTCGTGTTTGATCCTATGCAGTGAAGTTTATCGTTTCTTTTTtagaatagaaaaaaaaaacaccagaaTTTAAATTCGTAAGTCACTCACTATTTCCTGAGAAACGAGGCCAATGTTTCTCCTCAAACTTGTCAACCTGATGTTTTTGATGTTATGGTTATCAATGAGTATATGACCTATGCACACAAGAAAGTGACAAAGTCAGATATTGGTCCATCAGAAAATGACAAGGACCAATTCAATTTCCAAAACTTAACTAAAGGttcatgaaattttgcagaATACTCTTGAGCTTCAACTTAACTCCAGCAGTAAAAGCCAGCACTGGGATAGGAGCTGCTCTGTTTTTTACTATTTTagtttctctagttttcttgccAAGCTAGTATAGAGCAGCAAAATCTCACCAGACAAAGGATCATAAAGCTGAAGAAGTAGTTTTATAAGGGTTGTCTTTCCTCCTCCAGAGGGTCCAACAAGAG
Above is a genomic segment from Rosa chinensis cultivar Old Blush chromosome 3, RchiOBHm-V2, whole genome shotgun sequence containing:
- the LOC112193289 gene encoding putative F-box/FBD/LRR-repeat protein At4g03220 isoform X1, encoding MATASCEGEGGCTESENMIGTLGNLPDPVVHHIVSFLAITDLTRFGCVSRKCRELYLSVPSLNFDEFSLANTSSCYKRMKLLRSLDKFLIHRGENKMHKFRIRWVPLEYVDHETPCFCGCNEKSRTMAWLHYAVRCNVQVLDLEISIFEDETPLAFPCCIFPCESLRSLSVDMNCKIQIPSFTFVSNLTYLELTNVEIEEESFFKWISQSCKCIEVLNLEDVHGLKNINIESSSLKSLYFEYTFSQTSICHLNISGEKLGNITIVWGFDSPSNKSFNVSAPNLKSFYWVGNLMIHSYMRELVGLEEVGFYLEPEEDEIDHVLDDIGTSHKRSFLVIKEDAMKELYKRGISPTSFGNICYLRLHIGSFVSDLVPSMVFLFGAMTNLSTLYIKSTPPLYDFGSNTSGFDMGYWEQQNLGFIYKLKEVTIELSNGSNGMELARYILEHAQCLEKMVVVYLPHQCDIVKRMLDRSKMISSGTVVFKENRCKRKLV
- the LOC112193289 gene encoding putative F-box/FBD/LRR-repeat protein At4g03220 isoform X2, yielding MKLLRSLDKFLIHRGENKMHKFRIRWVPLEYVDHETPCFCGCNEKSRTMAWLHYAVRCNVQVLDLEISIFEDETPLAFPCCIFPCESLRSLSVDMNCKIQIPSFTFVSNLTYLELTNVEIEEESFFKWISQSCKCIEVLNLEDVHGLKNINIESSSLKSLYFEYTFSQTSICHLNISGEKLGNITIVWGFDSPSNKSFNVSAPNLKSFYWVGNLMIHSYMRELVGLEEVGFYLEPEEDEIDHVLDDIGTSHKRSFLVIKEDAMKELYKRGISPTSFGNICYLRLHIGSFVSDLVPSMVFLFGAMTNLSTLYIKSTPPLYDFGSNTSGFDMGYWEQQNLGFIYKLKEVTIELSNGSNGMELARYILEHAQCLEKMVVVYLPHQCDIVKRMLDRSKMISSGTVVFKENRCKRKLV